The following coding sequences lie in one Arthrobacter sp. PGP41 genomic window:
- a CDS encoding DUF808 domain-containing protein, giving the protein MSGGLVALLDDVAALARIAAASVDDVAAGAAKAGAKAAGVVIDDAAVTPQYVSGADPSRELPMIKRIFWGSLRNKLLIILPALLLISAFLPWAIPFILMLGGTYLCFEGAEKVWHKLRRDHADEKAPAVQRGPEAEAKVVKGAITTDFILSCEIMVISMNEVAAESIWARAVILVVVALAITVLVYGAVALIVKMDDIGLHLAAKESAGSQRFGELLVKGMPAVLSAITLIGTVAMLWVGGHIMLQGAYDLGWHLPYDLVHALEAPVAGIAGIGGLLAWLVNTLCSAVLGLVWGLAVMAVLHPLLKALPFGKEKGQHEEGDVRAELAGYRPTKHKADPAP; this is encoded by the coding sequence GTGAGCGGCGGCCTCGTCGCCCTGCTGGACGACGTCGCAGCCCTGGCCCGCATCGCGGCCGCCTCTGTGGACGACGTCGCAGCCGGAGCCGCCAAGGCAGGAGCCAAGGCCGCCGGCGTGGTCATCGACGACGCCGCTGTCACCCCGCAGTACGTCTCCGGGGCGGACCCGTCCCGCGAACTGCCCATGATCAAGCGGATCTTCTGGGGCTCGCTCCGGAACAAGCTGCTCATCATCCTGCCGGCCCTGCTGCTCATCAGCGCCTTCCTCCCGTGGGCCATCCCGTTCATTCTCATGCTGGGCGGCACGTACCTGTGCTTCGAAGGTGCCGAGAAGGTCTGGCACAAGCTCCGCCGGGACCACGCGGACGAAAAAGCACCGGCCGTCCAGCGGGGTCCGGAGGCGGAGGCGAAGGTGGTCAAGGGCGCCATCACCACAGACTTCATCCTGTCCTGCGAGATCATGGTCATCTCGATGAACGAGGTGGCCGCCGAATCCATCTGGGCCCGGGCTGTCATTCTCGTGGTCGTGGCCCTCGCCATCACGGTGCTTGTGTATGGTGCGGTGGCACTGATCGTCAAGATGGATGACATTGGCCTGCACCTGGCCGCCAAGGAATCTGCGGGCTCGCAACGCTTCGGCGAGCTGCTCGTCAAGGGGATGCCTGCCGTGCTGTCCGCAATCACCCTGATCGGGACAGTCGCCATGCTGTGGGTTGGCGGCCACATCATGCTGCAGGGGGCCTACGACCTCGGCTGGCATCTGCCGTACGATCTGGTGCATGCCCTCGAGGCCCCGGTGGCCGGAATCGCGGGCATTGGCGGCCTCCTGGCCTGGCTCGTGAACACCCTGTGCTCAGCCGTCCTGGGACTCGTGTGGGGCCTCGCCGTGATGGCCGTCCTGCACCCGCTGCTGAAGGCCCTGCCGTTCGGCAAGGAGAAGGGCCAGCATGAGGAGGGTGACGTCCGCGCCGAACTCGCGGGCTACCGGCCGACGAAACACAAGGCGGATCCCGCTCCCTAG
- a CDS encoding DUF1961 family protein translates to MLYSNALTGPGDVADWVAEGPLARAGYGGALELSGSLDDAEFGDHAHWTFWCPVEFPDGIRISWEFLPLEEPGLAMIFFAARGHGGRDLFSPGLAPRTGYYPQYHSGDIDALHISYFRHKYESERAFRTCNLRKSAGFELVAQGADPLPPAGDAVDFYRLEVVKDGPRVAFSINGLPLLEWQDPSGKVLGAGYLGFRHMAPLRAAYRHLVVEEL, encoded by the coding sequence GTGCTCTACAGCAACGCACTGACCGGGCCGGGGGATGTTGCGGACTGGGTGGCGGAAGGACCGCTTGCCAGGGCCGGCTACGGCGGTGCGCTGGAACTTTCCGGTTCGCTTGACGACGCGGAATTCGGCGACCACGCGCACTGGACGTTCTGGTGCCCGGTGGAGTTCCCGGATGGAATCCGGATCAGCTGGGAGTTCCTTCCGCTGGAGGAGCCGGGCCTGGCCATGATCTTCTTCGCTGCCCGGGGGCACGGCGGGCGGGACCTGTTTTCGCCCGGGCTCGCACCGCGGACGGGGTACTACCCGCAATACCATTCCGGGGACATCGATGCCCTGCACATCTCCTACTTTCGGCACAAGTACGAGTCAGAGCGGGCCTTTCGGACCTGCAACCTGCGCAAGAGCGCGGGTTTTGAGCTGGTGGCACAGGGTGCCGATCCGTTGCCGCCGGCCGGGGACGCGGTGGACTTCTACCGCCTGGAGGTGGTGAAGGACGGGCCGCGCGTGGCCTTTTCCATCAACGGGTTGCCGCTGCTTGAGTGGCAGGATCCGTCCGGCAAAGTGCTTGGCGCCGGCTACCTGGGCTTCCGGCACATGGCGCCGCTCCGGGCGGCCTACCGGCACCTGGTGGTGGAGGAACTCTAG